In Phocoena phocoena chromosome 8, mPhoPho1.1, whole genome shotgun sequence, the following are encoded in one genomic region:
- the GPR152 gene encoding probable G-protein coupled receptor 152, protein MDTAMEVNLGAAGHGPRTELDDEDYPQGGWDTVFLVALLLLGLPANGLMAWLAGSQARQGAGTRLALLLLSLALSDFLFLAAAAFQILEIQHGGHWPLGTAACRFYYFLWGVSYSSGLFLLTALSLDRCLLALCPRWYPGHRPARLPLWVCAGVWVLATLFSVPWLVFPEAAVWWYDLVICLDFWDSEELPLRMLEILGGFLPFLLLLVCHVLTQAAACRTCRRQPGSTACRGFARVAKTVLSAYVVLRLPYQLAQLLYLAFLWDLYPGYLLWEALVYSDYLILLDSCLSPFLCLLASADLRTLLHTVLSSFAAALCEERPGSFTPAEPQTQAASGDQTVPGPVAEAQPQVNPTAQPLLESAAQPQSDSLVQPQLNPRAQPQENHEAQPQLDAGAQPQASPEAQPPGAPASSAPSPCDEASSAPSTDSTPEAPVNPAEPAASEGESPSSAPQEEAPGAGPT, encoded by the coding sequence ATGGACACTGCTATGGAAGTCAACCTGGGTGCTGCTGGCCACGGGCCCCGCACAGAGCTCGACGATGAGGACTACCCCCAGGGCGGCTGGGACACGGTCTTCCTGGTGGCcctgctgctcctggggctgccagCCAATGGGCTCATGGCATGGCTGGCCGGCTCGCAGGCCCGGCAGGGAGCGGGCACGCGGCTCGCCCTGCTTCTGCTCAGCCTGGCCCTCTCTGACTTTTTGTTCCTGGCGGCAGCAGCCTTCCAGATCCTGGAGATCCAGCATGGAGGGCACTGGCCACTGGGGACGGCCGCCTGCCGCTTCTACTACTTCCTGTGGGGTGTGTCCTACTCCTCCGGCCTCTTCCTGCTGACAGCCCTCAGCCTGGACCGCTGCCTGCTTGCGCTGTGCCCTCGCTGGTACCCTGGGCACCGCCCAGCCCGCCTGCCCCTCTGGGTCTGTGCCGGGGTCTGGGTGCTGGCCACCCTCTTCAGTGTGCCCTGGCTGGTCTTCCCCGAGGCCGCCGTCTGGTGGTACGACCTGGTCATCTGCCTGGATTTCTGGGACAGCGAGGAGCTGCCACTGCGGATGCTCGAGATCCTGGGGGGCTTCCTGCCTTTCCTCCTGCTGCTTGTCTGCCATGTGCTCACCCAGGCTGCCGCCTGCAGAACCTGCCGCCGCCAGCCCGGCTCCACGGCCTGCCGAGGCTTTGCCCGCGTGGCCAAGACCGTTTTGTCAGCCTATGTGGTCCTGAGGCTGCCCTACCAGCTGGCGCAGCTGCTGTACCTGGCCTTCCTGTGGGACCTCTACCCCGGCTACCTGCTCTGGGAGGCCCTGGTCTACTCTGACTACCTGATCCTGCTCGACAGCTGCCTCAgtcccttcctctgcctcctggcCAGTGCCGACCTCCGGACCCTGCTGCACACCGTGCTCTCCTCCTTCGCCGCAGCTCTCTGTGAGGAGCGGCCAGGCAGCTTCACTCCGGCTGAGCCACAGACCCAAGCGGCCTCTGGGGATCAGACTGTACCAGGGCCAGTGGCTGAGGCCCAGCCACAGGTGAACCCCACAGCCCAGCCACTGTTGGAGTCCGCGGCCCAGCCACAGTCAGACTCTCTGGTCCAGCCTCAGCTgaaccccagggcccagccccagGAGAACCACGAGGCCCAGCCCCAGCTGGATGCTGGGGCCCAGCCACAGGCAAGCCCTGAGGCCCAGCCCCCTGGAGCCCCGGCcagctcagcccccagcccctgtgaCGAAgcctcctctgccccctccacGGATTCCACCCCAGAGGCCCCTGTGAACCCAGCCGAACCTGCTGCCTCTGAGGGAGAAAGCCCCAGCAGCGCCCCCCAGGAGGAGGCCCCGGGTGCAGGCCCCACGTGA
- the CABP4 gene encoding calcium-binding protein 4 codes for MATEQVRGQHGPHPPPGPQKPPVGVMASSSGAEGLPLTRRKSSKRMKGLRGSRKGTGSSGEQTLTQGPKALGGSKDPSRTGDKQEGPASRRQSHRHRPAPRHDPAQRTYGPLLNRIFGKDRELGPEELDELQAAFEEFDTDRDGYIGYRDLGECMRTLGYMPTEMELIEVSQHVKMRMGGRVDFEEFVEMMGPKLREETAHMLGVRELRIAFREFDRDRDGRITVAELRQAAPALLGEPLVGPELDEMLQEVDLNGDGTVDFDEFVMMLSTH; via the exons ATGGCCACAGAGCAGGTGAGGGGGCAGCATGGCCCACACCCACCCCCTGGACCCCAGAAGCCCCCTGTGGGGGTCATGGCTTCCAGTAGTGGTGCTGAGGGGCTCCCCTTGACCAGGAGGAAAAGCAGCAAGAGGATGAAGGGGCTCCGAGGGTCCCGGAAGGGCACTGGCAGCTCTGGGGAGCAGACCCTCACGCAGGGCCCCAAGGCCCTGGGGGGCAGCAAGGACCCCTCTAGGACTGGAGACAAGCAGGAGGGGCCAGCCTCTCGTCGCCAGTCCCACCGGCATCGTCCTGCCCCCCGGCACGATCCTGCTCAGAGGACATACGGGCCCCTGCTCAACCGCATCTTTGGGAAG GACCGCGAGCTGGGCCCCGAGGAGCTGGATG AGCTTCAGGCTGCCTTCGAGGAGTTTGACACGGACCGCGATGGTTACATCGGCTACCGGGACCTGGGCGAGTGCATGCGGACACTGGGCTACATGCCCACGGAGATGGAGCTCATCGAGGTCTCCCAGCATGTCAAGATGCGAA TGGGTGGCCGCGTGGACTTCGAGGAGTTTGTGGAGATGATGGGCCCGAAGCTGAGGGAGGAGACGGCGCACATGCTGGGGGTGCGGGAGCTGCGCATCGCCTTCCGCGAG TTTGACAGGGACAGGGATGGGCGAATCACGGTGGCAGAGCTGCGACAGGCAGCACCGGCTCTGCTTGGGGAGCCGCTGGTGGGTCCTGAGCTGGACGAGATGCTTCAAGAAGTGGACCTCAATGGGGACGGCACCGTAGACTTTGATG AGTTTGTGATGATGCTTTCTACCCACTGA
- the TMEM134 gene encoding transmembrane protein 134 isoform X2, with translation MSAARPQFSIDDAFELSLEDAGPGPESSGVARFGPLHFERRARFEVADEDKQSRLRYQNLENDEDGTQTSPEPDGGAGTSSQWSFSTISSSTQRSYNACCSWTQHPLIQKNHRVVLASFLLLLLGLVLILTGVGLEVAPSPGVSSAIFFVPGFLLLVPGVYHVTFIYCAVKGHRGFQFFYLPYFEK, from the exons ATGAGTGCCGCCCGGCCCCAGTTCAGCATCGATGACGCCTTCGAGCTGTCCCTGGAGGACGCGGGCCCTGGGCCTGAGTCCAGCGGGGTCGCCCGCTTCGGGCCGCTGCACTTCGAGCGCCGGGCCCGGTTCGAGGTGGCCGACGAGGACAAGCAGTCCCGGCTGCGCTACCAG AACCTGGAGAACGATGAGGATGGAACCCAGACCTCTCCGGAGCCGGATGGGGGAGCCGGCACCAG CTCCCAGTGGTCCTTTAGCACCATCAGCAGTAGCACTCAGCGCTCCTACAATGCCTGCTGCAG CTGGACTCAACACCCTTTGATCCAGAAGAACCACAGGGTAGTGCTGGCCTCCTTCCTGCTCCTCCTGCTGGGGCTGG TGTTGATCCTGACCGGCGTGGGACTGGAGGTGGCCCCCTCGCCAG GTGTCTCCAGCGCCATCTTTTTCGTTCCCGGCTTCTTGTTGCTGGTCCCGGGAG TCTACCACGTGACCTTCATCTACTGCGCGGTCAAGGGCCACCGGGGCTTCCAGTTCTTCTACCTGCCCTACTTCGAGAAGTGA
- the TMEM134 gene encoding transmembrane protein 134 isoform X3: MSAARPQFSIDDAFELSLEDAGPGPESSGVARFGPLHFERRARFEVADEDKQSRLRYQNLENDEDGTQTSPEPDGGAGTRDSGRTSVRSSQWSFSTISSSTQRSYNACCSWTQHPLIQKNHRVVLASFLLLLLGLGVSSAIFFVPGFLLLVPGVYHVTFIYCAVKGHRGFQFFYLPYFEK; the protein is encoded by the exons ATGAGTGCCGCCCGGCCCCAGTTCAGCATCGATGACGCCTTCGAGCTGTCCCTGGAGGACGCGGGCCCTGGGCCTGAGTCCAGCGGGGTCGCCCGCTTCGGGCCGCTGCACTTCGAGCGCCGGGCCCGGTTCGAGGTGGCCGACGAGGACAAGCAGTCCCGGCTGCGCTACCAG AACCTGGAGAACGATGAGGATGGAACCCAGACCTCTCCGGAGCCGGATGGGGGAGCCGGCACCAG GGATTCTGGCCGAACATCTGTCCGCAGCTCCCAGTGGTCCTTTAGCACCATCAGCAGTAGCACTCAGCGCTCCTACAATGCCTGCTGCAG CTGGACTCAACACCCTTTGATCCAGAAGAACCACAGGGTAGTGCTGGCCTCCTTCCTGCTCCTCCTGCTGGGGCTGG GTGTCTCCAGCGCCATCTTTTTCGTTCCCGGCTTCTTGTTGCTGGTCCCGGGAG TCTACCACGTGACCTTCATCTACTGCGCGGTCAAGGGCCACCGGGGCTTCCAGTTCTTCTACCTGCCCTACTTCGAGAAGTGA
- the TMEM134 gene encoding transmembrane protein 134 isoform X1, giving the protein MSAARPQFSIDDAFELSLEDAGPGPESSGVARFGPLHFERRARFEVADEDKQSRLRYQNLENDEDGTQTSPEPDGGAGTRDSGRTSVRSSQWSFSTISSSTQRSYNACCSWTQHPLIQKNHRVVLASFLLLLLGLVLILTGVGLEVAPSPGVSSAIFFVPGFLLLVPGVYHVTFIYCAVKGHRGFQFFYLPYFEK; this is encoded by the exons ATGAGTGCCGCCCGGCCCCAGTTCAGCATCGATGACGCCTTCGAGCTGTCCCTGGAGGACGCGGGCCCTGGGCCTGAGTCCAGCGGGGTCGCCCGCTTCGGGCCGCTGCACTTCGAGCGCCGGGCCCGGTTCGAGGTGGCCGACGAGGACAAGCAGTCCCGGCTGCGCTACCAG AACCTGGAGAACGATGAGGATGGAACCCAGACCTCTCCGGAGCCGGATGGGGGAGCCGGCACCAG GGATTCTGGCCGAACATCTGTCCGCAGCTCCCAGTGGTCCTTTAGCACCATCAGCAGTAGCACTCAGCGCTCCTACAATGCCTGCTGCAG CTGGACTCAACACCCTTTGATCCAGAAGAACCACAGGGTAGTGCTGGCCTCCTTCCTGCTCCTCCTGCTGGGGCTGG TGTTGATCCTGACCGGCGTGGGACTGGAGGTGGCCCCCTCGCCAG GTGTCTCCAGCGCCATCTTTTTCGTTCCCGGCTTCTTGTTGCTGGTCCCGGGAG TCTACCACGTGACCTTCATCTACTGCGCGGTCAAGGGCCACCGGGGCTTCCAGTTCTTCTACCTGCCCTACTTCGAGAAGTGA
- the AIP gene encoding AH receptor-interacting protein isoform X1 yields the protein MADIIARLREDGIQKRVIEEGRGELPDFQDGTKATFHYRTLRSDEEGTVLDDSRVCGKPMELIIGKKFKLPVWETIVRTMREGEISQFCCDVKHVVLYPLVAKSLRNIAAGKDPLEGQRHCCGIAQMHEHNSLGHADLDALQQKPQPLIFDIEMLKVENPGTYQQDPWAMTDEEKAKAVPVIHQEGNRLYREGRVKEAAAKYYDAIACLKNLQMKEQPGSPDWIQLDLQITPLLLNYCQCKLAAQEYYEVLDHCSSILNKYDDNVKAYFKRGKAHAAVWNAQEAQADFAKVLELDPALAPIVSRELRALEARIRQKDEEDRARFRGIFSH from the exons ATGGCGGATATCATCGCAAGACTCCGGGAGGACGGGATCCAAAAGCGTGTGATAGAGGAGGGCCGAGGAGAGCTCCCTGACTTTCAGGATGGAACTAAG GCCACGTTCCACTACCGGACTCTGCGCAGTGACGAGGAGGGCACCGTGCTGGACGACAGCCGGGTGTGCGGCAAGCCCATGGAGCTCATCATCGGCAAGAAGTTCAAGCTGCCCGTGTGGGAGACCATTGTGCGCACCATGCGGGAGGGCGAGATCTCTCAGTTCTGCTGCGACGTCAAG CATGTGGTCCTGTATCCGCTGGTGGCCAAGAGTCTACGCAACATTGCAGCTGGCAAAGACCCCCTGGAGGGCCAGCGGCACTGCTGCGGCATCGCCCAGATGCACGAGCACAATTCCCTGGGCCACGCCGATCTGGACGCCCTGCAGCAGAAGCCCCAGCCTCTCATCTTCGACATCGAGATGCTTAAG GTGGAGAACCCTGGCACGTACCAGCAGGACCCATGGGCGATGACGGATGAGGAGAAGGCAAAGGCAGTGCCGGTCATACACCAGGAGGGCAACCGGTTGTACCGCGAGGGCCGTGTGAAGGAGGCTGCCGCCAAGTACTACGACGCCATCGCCTGCCTCAAGAACCTTCAGATGAAG GAACAGCCTGGGTCCCCTGACTGGATCCAGCTGGATCTGCAGATCACACCACTGCTGCTCAACTACTGTCAGTGCAAGCTGGCGGCCCAGGAGTATTACGAGGTGCTGGACCACTGCTCCTCCATCCTCAACAAGTATGATG ACAACGTCAAGGCCTACTTCAAGCGGGGCAAGGCGCACGCGGCAGTGTGGAATGCCCAGGAGGCCCAGGCTGACTTTGCCAAGGTGCTGGAGCTGGACCCCGCCCTGGCGCCCATCGTGAGCCGTGAGCTGCGGGCCCTCGAGGCAAGAATCCGGCAGAAGGACGAGGAAGACAGGGCCCGCTTCCGGGGCATCTTTTCCCACTGA
- the AIP gene encoding AH receptor-interacting protein isoform X2: MADIIARLREDGIQKRVIEEGRGELPDFQDGTKATFHYRTLRSDEEGTVLDDSRVCGKPMELIIGKKFKLPVWETIVRTMREGEISQFCCDVKHVVLYPLVAKSLRNIAAGKDPLEGQRHCCGIAQMHEHNSLGHADLDALQQKPQPLIFDIEMLKVENPGTYQQDPWAMTDEEKAKAVPVIHQEGNRLYREGRVKEAAAKYYDAIACLKNLQMKEQPGSPDWIQLDLQITPLLLNYCQCKLAAQEYYEVLDHCSSILNKQRQGLLQAGQGARGSVECPGGPG, encoded by the exons ATGGCGGATATCATCGCAAGACTCCGGGAGGACGGGATCCAAAAGCGTGTGATAGAGGAGGGCCGAGGAGAGCTCCCTGACTTTCAGGATGGAACTAAG GCCACGTTCCACTACCGGACTCTGCGCAGTGACGAGGAGGGCACCGTGCTGGACGACAGCCGGGTGTGCGGCAAGCCCATGGAGCTCATCATCGGCAAGAAGTTCAAGCTGCCCGTGTGGGAGACCATTGTGCGCACCATGCGGGAGGGCGAGATCTCTCAGTTCTGCTGCGACGTCAAG CATGTGGTCCTGTATCCGCTGGTGGCCAAGAGTCTACGCAACATTGCAGCTGGCAAAGACCCCCTGGAGGGCCAGCGGCACTGCTGCGGCATCGCCCAGATGCACGAGCACAATTCCCTGGGCCACGCCGATCTGGACGCCCTGCAGCAGAAGCCCCAGCCTCTCATCTTCGACATCGAGATGCTTAAG GTGGAGAACCCTGGCACGTACCAGCAGGACCCATGGGCGATGACGGATGAGGAGAAGGCAAAGGCAGTGCCGGTCATACACCAGGAGGGCAACCGGTTGTACCGCGAGGGCCGTGTGAAGGAGGCTGCCGCCAAGTACTACGACGCCATCGCCTGCCTCAAGAACCTTCAGATGAAG GAACAGCCTGGGTCCCCTGACTGGATCCAGCTGGATCTGCAGATCACACCACTGCTGCTCAACTACTGTCAGTGCAAGCTGGCGGCCCAGGAGTATTACGAGGTGCTGGACCACTGCTCCTCCATCCTCAACAA ACAACGTCAAGGCCTACTTCAAGCGGGGCAAGGCGCACGCGGCAGTGTGGAATGCCCAGGAGGCCCAGGCTGA
- the PITPNM1 gene encoding membrane-associated phosphatidylinositol transfer protein 1, giving the protein MLIKEYHIVLPMSLDEYQVAQLYMIQKKSREESSGEGSGVEILANRPYTDGPGGSGQYTHKVYHVGSHIPGWFRALLPKAALQVEEESWNAYPYTRTRYTCPFVEKFSIEIETYYLPDGGQQPNVFNLSGAERRQRILDTIDIVRDAVAPGEYKAEEDPRLYRSAKTGRGPLADDWARTAAQTGPLMCAYKLCKVEFRYWGMQAKIEQFIHDVGLRRVMLRAHRQAWCWQDEWTELSMADIRALEEETARMLAQRMAKCNTGSEGPEAQPPGKPSAEARAGASRAGTPDGPKVPPGPDASPDASFSKQWSSSSRSSYSSQHGGGVSPQTLSEWRMQNIARDSENSSEEEFFDAHEGFSDSDEVFPKEMTKWNSNDFIDAFACPMEAEGAPDPGTESTKDIGDGARAPRDPEGPDGAGDLGAETCAVHALFLILHSGNILDSGPGDTSSKQADVQTLSLAFEAVTRVHFPEALGHVALRLVPCPPICTAAYALVSNLSPYSHDGDSLSRSQDHIPLAALPLLATSSSRYQGAVATVIARTNQAYAAFLRSSEGVGFCGQVVLIGDGVGGILGFDALCHSASAGTGSRSSSRRGSTNNELLSPEVGPVRDPLADGVEGLGRASPEPSVLPAQHTHSDMASPEPEGSQNSLQTVPSATSSGEPRRASTASCPPAAASEVPDGLTSATRLDFKVSGFFLFGSPLGLVLALRKTVMPTLEVAQMRPACEQIYNLFHAADPCASRLEPLLAPKFQAIAPLAVPRYQKFPLGDGSSLLLADTLQTHSGLFLEELEMLVPSTPTSTSGAFWKGSELGSDLPAQPAAPSTTSEVVKILERWWGTKRIDYSLYCPEALTAFPTVSLPHLFHASYWESADVVAFILRQVMEKEQPELAECEEPSVYSPAFPREKWQRKRTQVKIRNVTSNHRASDTVVCEGRPQVLNGRFMYGPLDVVTLTGEKVDIYIMTQPLSGKWIHFGTEVTNSSGRLTFPVPVERALGIGVYPVRMVVRGDHTYAECCLTVVARSTEAVVFSIDGSFTASVSIMGSDPKVRAGAVDVVRHWQDAGYLIVYVTGRPDMQKHRVVAWLSQHNFPHGVVSFCDGLTHDPLRQKAVFLQSLVQEVELNIVAGYGSPKDVAVYAALGLPPGQTYIVGRAVRKLQAQCQFLSDGYVAHLGQLEASSHPHAPVGPSRAALAKSSYGGAAPVDFLRKQSQLLRSRGPSQAEREGPGTPPTTLARGKARSISLKLDGEE; this is encoded by the exons ATGCTCATCAAGGAGTACCACATTGTGCTGCCCATGAGCCTGGACGAGTACCAGGTGGCCCAGCTCTACATGATCCAG AAAAAGAGCCGCGAAGAGTCAAGTGGTGAGGGCAGTGGCGTGGAGATCCTGGCCAACCGGCCCTACACGGATGGGCCCGGTGGCAGTGGGCAGTACACACACAAGGTGTACCACGTGGGCTCCCACATCCCAGGCTGGTTCCGGGCACTGCTGCCCAAGGCCGCCCTCCAGGTGGAGGAGGAATCCTGGAATGCCTATCCCTACACCCGCACCCG GTACACCTGCCCCTTTGTGGAGAAATTCTCCATTGAAATAGAGACCTATTACCTGCCTGATGGGGGGCAGCAGCCGAATGTCTTCAACCTGAGTGGGGCTGAGCGGAGACAGCGCATCCTGG ATACCATCGACATCGTGCGGGATGCAGTGGCCCCAGGCGAGTACAAAGCGGAAGAAGACCCCCGGCTGTACCGCTCGGCCAAGACAGGCCGAGGACCGCTGGCTGATGACTGGGCACGCACAGCAGCCCAGACGGGGCCCCTCATGTGCGCCTATAAGCTGTGCAAGGTTGAGTTCCGCTACTGGGGCATGCAGGCCAAGATCGAGCAGTTCATCCACGATGTCG GTCTGCGTCGGGTGATGCTGCGGGCCCACCGCCAGGCCTGGTGCTGGCAGGACGAGTGGACAGAGCTGAGCATGGCTGACATCCGGGCACTGGAGGAAGAGACCGCCCGCATGCTGGCACAGCGCATGGCCAAGTGCAACACAGGCAGTGAGGGGCCTGAGGCCCAGCCCCCCGGGAAGCCAAGCGCTGAGGCCCGGGCTGGGGCCAGCCGTGCTGGCACCCCCGATGGGCCCAAGGTGCCCCCAGGCCCCGATGCCTCGCCTGATGCCAGCTTCAGCAAGCAGTGGTCCTCGTCCTCCCGTTCCTCCTACTCGTCCCAGCATGGAG GGGGCGTGTCTCCCCAGACTCTGTCCGAGTGGCGCATGCAGAACATCGCCCGAGACTCTGAGAACAGCTCTGAGGAGGAGTTCTTTGATGCCCACG AAGGTTTCTCGGACAGTGACGAGGTTTTCCCCAAGGAGATGACCAAGTGGAACTCCAATGACTTCATCGACGCCTTTGCCTGCCCCATGGAGGCAGAAGGGGCGCCAG ACCCTGGAACCGAGTCCACCAAAGATATCGGGGATGGGGCCCGAGCACCCAGGGACCCAGAA GGCCCGGATGGAGCGGGGGACCTGGGGGCGGAGACATGCGCAGTCCACGCCCTCTTCCTCATCCTGCACAGCGGCAACATCCTAGACTCGGGCCCTGGAGACACCAGCTCCAAGCAGGCGGACGTGCAGACGCTAAGCCTGGCCTTCGAGGCCGTCACCCGCGTCCACTTCCCCGAGGCCCTGGGCCACGTGGCGCTGCGCCTGGTGCCCTGCCCACCCATCTGCACCGCTGCCTATGCCCTTGTCTCCAA CCTGAGCCCCTACAGCCATGACGGTGACAGCCTGTCCCGCTCCCAGGACCACATTCCACTGGCTGCCCTGCCGTTGCTGGCCACCTCATCCTCCCGATACCAGGGCGCTGTGGCCACGGTCATTGCCCGCACTAACCAGGCCTACGCCGCCTTCCTGCGCTCGTCTGAGGGTGTCGGCTTCTGCGGGCAG GTGGTGCTGATTGGGGATGGCGTCGGTGGAATCCTGGGCTTTGACGCACTCTGCCACAGTGCCAGCGCGGGCACTGGGAGCCGCAGCAGCAGCCGCCGAGGAAGCACG AACAATGAGCTGCTCTCCCCGGAGGTTGGCCCAGTGCGGGATCCCCTGGCAGATGGGGTGGAGGGACTGGGCCGGGCCAGCCCAGAGCCCTCAGTGCTGCCTGCCCAGCACACCCACAGCGACATGGCCAGTCCTGAGCCCGAGGGCTCTCAAAACAG cctgcAGACGGTCCCCTCAGCCACCTCCTCTGGGGAGCCCAGACGGGCAAGCACAGCCTCCTGTCCACCCGCTGCCGCCTCTGAGGTTCCTGATGGTCTCACCAGTGCCACCCGCCTTGACTTCAAGGTCTCCGGCTTCTTCCTCTTTGGCTCCCCTCTGGGCCTGGTGCTGGCTCTGCGGAAAACCGTGATGCCCACGTTGGAGG TGGCCCAGATGCGGCCAGCCTGTGAGCAGATCTACAACCTTTTCCATGCGGCCGACCCCTGCGCCTCCCGCCTTGAGCCCCTGCTGGCCCCCAAGTTCCAGGCCATCGCCCCACTGGCTGTGCCGCGCTACCAGAAGTTCCCCCTGGGAGACGGCTCATCCCTGCTGCTGG CTGACACTCTGCAGACCCACTCAGGCCTCTTTCTGGAGGAGCTGGAGATGTTGGTGCCCTCAACACCCACCTCTACCAGCGGAGCCTTCTGGAAGGGCAGTGAGCTAGGCAGTGATCTGCCAGCCCAGCCAGCTGCCCCCAGCACCACCAGTGAGGTGGTTAAGA TCCTGGAGCGCTGGTGGGGGACCAAGCGAATTGACTACTCGCTGTACTGCCCTGAGGCGCTCACCGCCTTCCCCACCGTCTCGCTGCCCCACCTCTTCCACGCCAGCTACTGGGAGTCGGCGGATGTGGTGGCCTTCATCCTGCGCCAG GTGATGGAGAAGGAGCAGCCAGAGCTGGCCGAGTGCGAGGAGCCGTCCGTCTACAGCCCGGCCTTCCCCAGGGAGAAGTGGCAGCGCAAACGCACCCAAGTCAAGATTCGG AACGTCACTTCCAACCACCGCGCGAGCGACACGGTGGTGTGCGAGGGCCGACCCCAGGTGCTGAATGGGCGCTTCATGTACGGGCCCTTGGACGTGGTCACGCTCACCGGAGAGAAG GTGGACATCTACATCATGACGCAGCCGCTGTCAGGCAAGTGGATCCACTTTGGCACTGAGGTCACCAACAGCTCGGGCCGCCTCACCTTCCCGGTGCCCGTGGAGCGTGCGCTGGGTATCGGCGTTTACCCGGTGCGCATGGTGGTCAG GGGCGACCACACGTACGCTGAGTGCTGCCTGACGGTCGTGGCCCGCAGCACGGAGGCCGTGGTGTTCAGCATCGACGGCTCCTTCACCGCCAGCGTCTCCATCATGGGCAGCGACCCCAAGGTGCGCGCCGGCGCCGTGGACGTGGTCAG GCACTGGCAGGACGCGGGCTACCTGATCGTGTACGTAACGGGCCGGCCCGACATGCAGAAGCACCGCGTGGTGGCCTGGCTGTCACAGCACAACTTCCCCCACGGCGTAGTCTCCTTCTGCGATGGCCTCACCCACGACCCGCTGCGCCAGAAGGCGGTGTTTCTGCAGAGCCTGGTGCAGGAG GTGGAACTGAACATCGTGGCCGGCTATGGGTCCCCCAAAGACGTGGCCGTCTATGCGGCGCTGGGCCTACCCCCGGGCCAGACCTACATCGTGGGCCGCGCCGTGCGGAAGCTCCAGGCACAGTGCCAG TTCCTGTCAGATGGCTATGTGGCCCACTTGGGCCAACTGGAGGCCAGCTCCCACCCTCATGCCCCCGTGGGACCCTCGAGGGCCGCCCTGGCCAAGAGCAGCTATGGCGGGGCTGCCCCTGTGGACTTCCTCCGAAAACAGAGCCAGCTGCTTCGCTCGAGGGGCCCCAGCCAGGCAGAGCGGGAGGGCCCAGGGACGCCGCCCACCACCCTGGCACGAGGCAAGGCCCGAAGCATCAGCCTCAAGCTGGACGGCGAAGAGTGA